The genomic DNA ATTCATGCGCTCGATCCCGGCCGAGATCCAGCAGGCGGCGGTCGTCGACGGCGCCGGGCCTTGGCAGATCTTCTGGCGGATCATCCTCCCGCTGACGCGCCCCGCCCTGGCCGCGCTCAGCGCACTGTCCTTCACCTGGATCTTCAACGACCTGCTGTGGGCGATCACCGTGCTGCGCAGCGACACCAGGATGCCGATCACCGCCGCCCTCATCGGACTCCAGGGTCAGTTCGTGTCGATGTGGAACGTCATCGCGGCCGGCTCCGTCATCGCCGCCGCACCCACGGTCGCCGTGTTCCTGCGCTTCCAGCGGCACTTCGTGGCCGGGCTCAACCTCGGGGCGGTCAAGTGACGTACCAGCGCTGGACCTTGCGCACGGAGCACACCAGCTACACCGTGCGCCTGTCCCCGGACGGCCCGTGGGCCGAGCTGGACGCGTGGGGACCGCTCGGCGTCGAAGACGGTCCCTCCGCCCTGGACCGGTCGAGGCGTACGCACTTCATCACGCCCGCCGACGCGGCGCCCGCCGAGTATCTCCCGTACGGGCTGCGCCCGTTCACCGGATCCGAGCTGGTCGCGTCGCGTCCGGACGGCGAGGACCGGGGCGTGTGGTGGGAGTTCGCAGGCGCGGAAGCGGACGAGTGCGCACTGCGACTCGCCTTCCACGACGAGCAGTTGGGCCTCCGAACCGTCCTCCACTACGAGACCGTCCCGGGCACGGACGTGATCCTCCGCCGGACAGAGTTCACCGCCACGGACGAACTCCGCCTGGAGCGCCTCGACTCGGCCGCCGTGAACATCCCCGTCACCGGAGTCGCCCGCCTGACCTACCTCACGGGCCAGTGGTCGCAGGAGTTCCAGCGCACCCGACTCGATCTGCCCAGAGGCACGTTCACCATCGGCAGCCTCCAAGGCGCGCCTGGTCACGCGTACGCACCCTGGCTCGCGGTGCAGGACGGCGACGCGCCGGCCGCGTACGGCATCGCCCTCGCCTGGCCCGGCAACTGGCACATCACCGCCGAGGCCGAACCCGGCGGCTCCGTGCGGGTGCGAGCGGGGCGCGTGCCGCACGAGGGCGCGGTGGTCCTCGCCCCCGGTGAAACCCTCGCCACCCCCCAACTCGCCTGCGCCTTCAGCCCGGACGGACTCGACGGACTCTCCCGCGTCTGGCACCGCTACGAACGACACCTCTCCGGCGAACGCCTCCACCGCCCCCGCAAGGTCCTCTACAACTCCTGGGAAGCCACCGGCTTCGACGTCGACGCGGCCGGCCAACTGGAGCTGGCGAAGACGGCCGCCGACATCGGGGCCGAACTGTTCGTCGTGGACGACGGCTGGTTCACCGGACGCGCCGACGACACCGGGGGACTCGGCGACTGGTGGCCGGACCCCGCTGCCTTCCCC from Streptomyces sp. NBC_01478 includes the following:
- a CDS encoding alpha-galactosidase yields the protein MTYQRWTLRTEHTSYTVRLSPDGPWAELDAWGPLGVEDGPSALDRSRRTHFITPADAAPAEYLPYGLRPFTGSELVASRPDGEDRGVWWEFAGAEADECALRLAFHDEQLGLRTVLHYETVPGTDVILRRTEFTATDELRLERLDSAAVNIPVTGVARLTYLTGQWSQEFQRTRLDLPRGTFTIGSLQGAPGHAYAPWLAVQDGDAPAAYGIALAWPGNWHITAEAEPGGSVRVRAGRVPHEGAVVLAPGETLATPQLACAFSPDGLDGLSRVWHRYERHLSGERLHRPRKVLYNSWEATGFDVDAAGQLELAKTAADIGAELFVVDDGWFTGRADDTGGLGDWWPDPAAFPQGFGQFVADVRALGLDFGLWIEPEAVSPGSRLYAEHPEWVYRIEGRPGRLVRNELLLDLGRTDVQDFVIGTLDRLLGTYDIGYLKWDMNRPPTERGRPGAGRVDLDAEHVTGYLRVLNHLRAAHPDVTVEGCAGGGGRIEHTTIARTDVVWPSDNTAPLDRLSVQYGFLHAHAPHIMSSWVTDAPGVFDPRPRSLAFRFVNAMCGVLGIGADLRTWTPEQQAEAARWIGRYKEVREVIHHGEARLLGTPEDVSCGVQYDAGDRTVVAALSTGRLDGAPLVPGRPARLRLRGLEPTARYRDTAGGTSYGGAHLLHYGLPFAWSADHDADLVVLVRE